From a region of the Oryza sativa Japonica Group chromosome 6, ASM3414082v1 genome:
- the LOC4339855 gene encoding BAG family molecular chaperone regulator 7 → MSSHHRYAHLLDDPFFPFPPPSSSSCPFLSPPAASSTCPFFALDSPFAADPFHLHPFLPTPPTSSLLDPFLLHTLTDRVSQLELALAARAPHPRPTSRKCTYVTESTGRKVKWTTEDKPRAGERVLKWEAELDSPYDDGFDRKWKWEAKAKTASAAATKLKWATHLKGKGCLEPWSHSYTWEEDFSATDDDDDEEIEDQLHHKALQDHSKLKTKAKDDKKKKKKDNNTVVVNKEQKKCPFSVKIEEIPPEEDNTAGCVAIRKAFALGNGKAKKKELSPQDAALLIQLNYRAHLAHRSQVLRCLRDLAVAKAKLKEIRSLFYNISYRHRMAHDHEERQRFTEKIIVLLLTVDALEGPDYMVRTAKKSMLDELEGMLEIVDPQPPGKQRSLTRRKFDLPEGGPITDEKMAGVNNAVKVIQKGKK, encoded by the exons atgaGTTCTCACCACCGCTACGCCCACCTCCTCGACgaccccttcttccccttcccaccgccgtcctcctcctcctgccccttcctctccccacccgccgcttcctccaccTGCCCAttcttcgccctcgactccCCCTTCGCTGCTGACCCTTTCCATCTCCACCCCTTcctccccacgccgcccacTAGCTCCCTCCTCGaccccttcctcctccacaCCCTCACCGACCGCGTCTCCCAACTCgagctcgccctcgccgcccgcgccccacACCCCAGGCCCACCAGCAGGAAGTGCACCTATGTCACCGAGTCCACCGGCCGCAAGGTCAAGTGGACCACCGAGGACAAGCCTCGCGCCGGCGAGAGGGTGCTCAAGTGGGAGGCTGAGCTCGACTCCCCCTACGACGATGGATTCGACCGCAAGTGGAAGTGGGAGGCCAAGGCCAAGACCGCCTCCGCTGCTGCCACCAAGCTCAAGTGGGCCACCCACCTCAAGGGCAAGGGTTGCCTCGAGCCATGGTCACACTCCTACACCTGGGAGGAGGACTTCTCtgccaccgacgacgacgacgacgaggagatcGAGGACCAACTCCATCACAAGGCCCTGCAGGATCACAGCAAGCTCAAAACCAAGGCCAAGGACgacaagaagaaaaagaagaaggacaACAACACCGTGGTGGTCAACAAGGAGCAGAAGAAATGCCCCTTCTCCGTCAAGATCGAGGAGATCCCACCTGAGGAGGACAACACCGCTGGATGCGTCGCCATTAGAAAG GCTTTTGCATTGGGCAATGGCAAGGCAAAGAAGAAGGAACTGTCCCCACAGGATGCGGCATTGCTGATCCAGTTGAACTACAGGGCTCACCTGGCACACCGTTCACAGGTGCTTCGCTGCCTGCGTGATCTGGCTGTGGCTAAGGCCAAGCTCAAGGAGATCAGGTCCCTCTTCTATAACATCTCTTACAGGCATCGCATGGCACATGACCATGAAGAGCGCCAAAGGTTCACTGAGAAAATCATCGTGCTGCTGCTCACTGTAGATGCGCTTGAG GGTCCTGACTACATGGTGAGGACAGCAAAGAAGTCTATGCTTGATGAACTTGAAGGTATGCTGGAGATTGTGGACCCTCAGCCACCAGGGAAGCAGAGGTCGTTGACCCGCAGGAAGTTCGATCTTCCAGAAGGAGGGCCGATCACAGATGAGAAGATGGCCGGTGTGAACAATGCAGTCAAAGTCATCCAAAAGGGAAAGAAGTAA
- the LOC4339854 gene encoding monocopper oxidase-like protein SKU5 — MAAAAAALLAFVAVAGALVAQATDPYVFFDWDVSFITASPLGLPQKVIAINKQFPGPVMNLTTNYNVVVNVLNSLDEPLLITWDGIQQRKNCWQDGVLGTTCPIPPGWNWTYNFQVKDQIGSFFYFPPLSLQRAAGGFGGITVNNRAVISVPFDTPDGDITLFIGDWYKKSHTDLRKMLDDGKELGMPDGVLMNGKGPYRYNDSLVPAGIEHETIKVEPGKTYRFRVHNVGISTSLNFRIQNHNLALVETEGSYTMKQNFTNLDIHVGQSYSFLITMDQNASSDYYIVASARFVNESLWTKVTGVAILQYSNSKGKASGPLPDPPNDEYDKTFSMNQARSIRMNVSTGAARPNPQGSFHYGSINVSQVYKLRNEPPVTINGKKRTTLSGISFSPPDTPMRLADLYDKKGVYTLDFPTMPIDGPPVMKTSVINSTYKNFLEIVFQNNDTKVQTYHIDGYAFWVVGMDYGEWTENSRGTYNKWDGVSRCTTQVFPGAWTAVMLSLDSPGFWNVRTENLDTWYLGQETYIRVVDPDGGYNVTEMVAPDNMLYCGLLKDKQKAQKPHGSSSSSSSAASPNRYWLAVVVSLVAAVFVQ, encoded by the exons atggcggctgctgcggcggcgctcttggccttcgtcgccgtcgccggcgccttgGTTGCGCAGGCCACCGACCCCTACGTCTTCTTCGACTGGGACGTCTCCTTCATCACCGCTTCCCCGCTAGGCCTTCCCCAGaag GTTATCGCAATCAACAAGCAGTTCCCTGGCCCCGTCATGAACCTCACCACCAACTACAATGTGGTCGTCAATGTGCTCAACAGCTTGGATGAGCCATTACTCATCACTTG GGATGGGATCCAGCAAAGAAAGAATTGCTGGCAGGATGGTGTTCTTGGCACAACCTGCCCCATACCTCCAGGTTGGAACTGGACCTACAATTTCCAAGTCAAGGACCAGATTGGGAGCTTCTTTTACTTCCCACCCCTTAGCCTGCAGCGTGCTGCTGGTGGTTTCGGAGGTATTACTGTCAACAACCGCGCCGTCATTTCTGTCCCATTCGACACACCAGATGGAGATATCACCTTGTTCATTGGGGACTGGTACAAGAAGAGCCACACg GACCTGAGGAAGATGCTCGATGATGGAAAAGAGCTCGGGATGCCTGATGGAGTTCTGATGAATGGCAAGGGGCCGTATAGGTACAATGATTCCCTCGTCCCTGCTGGCATTGAACATGAGACTATCAAAGTTGAACCAG GAAAAACATACCGTTTCCGTGTCCACAATGTGGGTATATCGACGAGCTTGAACTTCAGGATTCAGAACCACAATTTGGCCCTTGTTGAAACTGAGGGATCATACACAATGAAGCAGAATTTCACAAATCTTGACATCCATGTGGGACAGTCCTACTCATTTTTGATCACCATGGATCAGAATGCAAGCAGTGACTACTACATTGTGGCCAGTGCTAGGTTTGTTAATGAATCACTGTGGACCAAAGTTACCGGTGTTGCAATCTTGCAGTATTCAAATTCAAAGGGAAAAGCTTCTGGCCCTCTTCCTGATCCACCAAATGATGAGTACGACAAAACTTTCTCAATGAACCAGGCACGCTCCATCAG GATGAATGTGAGTACTGGTGCTGCTCGTCCAAATCCTCAAGGTTCATTTCACTATGGCTCTATCAACGTCAGCCAGGTTTACAAGCTCAGGAATGAACCACCTGTTACTATCAACGGGAAAAAACGGACTACACTGAGTGGTATCTCTTTTTCCCCACCTGATACCCCTATGAGGTTGGCGGATCTCTATGACAAGAAAGGAGTGTACACGCTTGACTTCCCTACTATGCCAATTGATGGACCGCCAGTGATGAAAACTTCTGTCATTAACTCCACATACAAGAATTTCTTGGAAATTGTATTTCAGAACAATGACACGAAAGTCCAGACCTACCATATCGATGGATATGCATTTTGGGTTGTAGG GATGGACTATGGTGAGTGGACTGAGAATAGCCGTGGGACTTACAACAAGTGGGATGGTGTTTCTCGTTGCACCACACAG GTATTCCCTGGAGCATGGACTGCTGTGATGCTGTCACTTGACAGCCCGGGTTTTTGGAACGTACGCACCGAAAATCTGGACACATGGTATCTTGGTCAGGAGACATACATCAGGGTGGTGGATCCAGATGGAGGCTATAATGTCACTGAGATGGTGGCTCCAGATAACATGCTCTACTGTGGCCTCCTCAAGGATAAACAGAA GGCTCAGAAGCCTCATggttcatcaagttcatcatCCTCTGCTGCATCACCAAACCGCTATTGGCTTGCAGTTGTGGTGTCTCTGGTAGCGGCGGTGTTCGTccaatga